The following are encoded together in the Culex pipiens pallens isolate TS chromosome 1, TS_CPP_V2, whole genome shotgun sequence genome:
- the LOC120428907 gene encoding sodium-coupled monocarboxylate transporter 1-like isoform X1, which yields MLQRQLEEPAAVSNLWNYLAFVAFVVISALIPIRKRLCSRRVKTKEDYVFGAGHISTLAMMLSIARGTLGVISVLGYPSEFFYRGTAMWETLYGMMTAYPIVCFVFIPVYFDLGITSVYQYLELRFNSRLVRCLASGTYILRTLLSLGVTIYTPTVALNTIIGVPYWASLLCITCISIFFNALGGMKAAVAADVIQSLSMTAMLVAIVIYCSVENGGLVRLVEIGEEHGRMNFFNFAADLHLRVTTTSAWLGELFMSLSLLGCQQNFVQRYLSMPNFAKIKRTMLINIPLVAVLFSLPWFVGMGIFTVYRNCDPLKVGLIEKMDQILPYFMVDYFANVPGVWGLFVGTLFNGALTLNISNINSLATVTWEDFLSLVPGLKKKTDSYQLTVIKFVGTIYAVLIMGIAFLVGLLSGVIESSVLVLSATSGPLLGVFILAMFIPFANWKGASLGMIVSHIITVWIVAGRLMYVEVSNSVLPTSIDSCPVQYQDTTNATLYLHEFLASRSTSSALTDESFLYRIYSISYMYYGVFGTILTVAVGIVFSLATWTDLDAYNTKMLHPAVRWLHSRSPFGGKRFGSFEVSSGNKPPALTVAVVSPHEGGAVPEKGAEKS from the exons CAGCGGCAGCTGGAGGAGCCGGCCGCGGTCAGCAATCTCTGGAACTATCTGGCCTTTGTGGCGTTCGTGGTGATCTCGGCGCTGATACCGATCCGCAAGCGACTATGCAGCCGGCGGGTGAAAACGAAGGAAGACTACGTGTTCGGGGCCGGCCACATTTCGACGCTGGCGATGATGCTGTCGATCGCCCGCGGGACGCTCGGGGTCATCTCGGTGCTGGGCTACCCGAGCGAGTTCTTCTACCGGGGGACGGCCATGTGGGAAACGTTGTACGGGATGATGACGGCCTACCCGATCGTGTGCTTCGTGTTCATTCCGGTCTATTTCGATCTGGGCATTACATCGGTTTATCAGTATTTGGAGCTGAG ATTCAACAGCCGCCTGGTGCGATGTTTAGCCTCGGGAACCTACATCCTGCGTACGTTACTCAGCCTCGGGGTCACGATCTACACGCCGACGGTCGCCCTAAACACCATCATCGGCGTTCCGTACTGGGCGTCACTGCTGTGCATCACGTGTATCAGCATCTTTTTCAACGCGCTCGGCGGCATGAAAGCGGCTGTTGCGGCGGACGTCATCCAAAGCCTGAGTATGACCGCTATGCTTGTGGCCATAGTGATCTACTGCAGCGTCGAAAATGGCGGACTGGTGCGGCTGGTTGAAATTGGGGAAGAACATG GACGCATGAACTTCTTCAACTTTGCCGCGGATCTGCATCTCCGAGTGACTACCACGTCCGCCTGGTTGGGTGAGCTGTTCATGTCGCTGAGTTTGCTCGGCTGTCAGCAAAATTTTGTCCAGCGTTACCTGAGCATGCCCAACTTTGCCAAGATCAAGCGAACCATGCTGATCAACATCCCGCTGGTTGCGGTTCTGTTTTCGTTACCCTGGTTCGTCGGAATGGGAATATTCACCGTGTATCGAAACTGTGATCCTTTGAAGGTGGGACTTATAGAAAAGATGGACCAGATTCTACCGTACTTTATGGTGGATTATTTCGCAAACGTTCCTGGTGTTTGGGGACTTTTTGTCGGCACTCTGTTCAATGGAGCTCTGACGTTGAACATTTCCAACATCAATTCACTGGCGACCGTTACTTGGGAAGACTTTTTATCGCTTGTTCCTGGACTGAAGAAGAAAACCGACAGCTATCAACTAACTGTTATAAAGTTCGTTGGAACCATCTACGCCGTATTGATCATGGGCATTGCGTTCCTCGTAGGCCTTCTTTCCGGAGTTATAGAATCCTCAGTGCTTGTACTATCAGCCACTTCAGGCCCTCTCCTTGGTGTCTTTATCCTCGCAATGTTCATCCCATTCGCCAACTGGAAGGGAGCCTCACTGGGAATGATCGTGTCCCACATCATAACCGTCTGGATCGTCGCCGGTCGCCTGATGTACGTCGAAGTAAGCAACTCAGTGCTGCCCACCTCAATCGATAGCTGTCCCGTCCAATACCAAGACACCACCAACGCCACGCTCTACCTCCACGAATTCCTCGCATCTCGGTCAACATCCTCAGCCCTGACCGATGAATCGTTCCTATACCGGATATACTCCATCTCCTACATGTATTACGGAGTGTTCGGTACCATCCTTACCGTAGCCGTAGGAATAGTGTTTAGTCTAGCCACGTGGACCGATCTCGACGCGTACAACACGAAGATGCTGCATCCGGCAGTACGGTGGCTCCATTCGCGATCGCCCTTTGGGGGGAAAAGATTTGGGTCGTTTGAAGTGAGCAGTGGCAATAAACCACCGGCGTTGACCGTCGCCGTGGTCAGTCCGCACGAGGGTGGTGCTGTGCCGGAGAAGGGCGCTGAGAAGAGTTGA
- the LOC120428907 gene encoding sodium-coupled monocarboxylate transporter 1-like isoform X2: MLRQLEEPAAVSNLWNYLAFVAFVVISALIPIRKRLCSRRVKTKEDYVFGAGHISTLAMMLSIARGTLGVISVLGYPSEFFYRGTAMWETLYGMMTAYPIVCFVFIPVYFDLGITSVYQYLELRFNSRLVRCLASGTYILRTLLSLGVTIYTPTVALNTIIGVPYWASLLCITCISIFFNALGGMKAAVAADVIQSLSMTAMLVAIVIYCSVENGGLVRLVEIGEEHGRMNFFNFAADLHLRVTTTSAWLGELFMSLSLLGCQQNFVQRYLSMPNFAKIKRTMLINIPLVAVLFSLPWFVGMGIFTVYRNCDPLKVGLIEKMDQILPYFMVDYFANVPGVWGLFVGTLFNGALTLNISNINSLATVTWEDFLSLVPGLKKKTDSYQLTVIKFVGTIYAVLIMGIAFLVGLLSGVIESSVLVLSATSGPLLGVFILAMFIPFANWKGASLGMIVSHIITVWIVAGRLMYVEVSNSVLPTSIDSCPVQYQDTTNATLYLHEFLASRSTSSALTDESFLYRIYSISYMYYGVFGTILTVAVGIVFSLATWTDLDAYNTKMLHPAVRWLHSRSPFGGKRFGSFEVSSGNKPPALTVAVVSPHEGGAVPEKGAEKS, encoded by the exons CGGCAGCTGGAGGAGCCGGCCGCGGTCAGCAATCTCTGGAACTATCTGGCCTTTGTGGCGTTCGTGGTGATCTCGGCGCTGATACCGATCCGCAAGCGACTATGCAGCCGGCGGGTGAAAACGAAGGAAGACTACGTGTTCGGGGCCGGCCACATTTCGACGCTGGCGATGATGCTGTCGATCGCCCGCGGGACGCTCGGGGTCATCTCGGTGCTGGGCTACCCGAGCGAGTTCTTCTACCGGGGGACGGCCATGTGGGAAACGTTGTACGGGATGATGACGGCCTACCCGATCGTGTGCTTCGTGTTCATTCCGGTCTATTTCGATCTGGGCATTACATCGGTTTATCAGTATTTGGAGCTGAG ATTCAACAGCCGCCTGGTGCGATGTTTAGCCTCGGGAACCTACATCCTGCGTACGTTACTCAGCCTCGGGGTCACGATCTACACGCCGACGGTCGCCCTAAACACCATCATCGGCGTTCCGTACTGGGCGTCACTGCTGTGCATCACGTGTATCAGCATCTTTTTCAACGCGCTCGGCGGCATGAAAGCGGCTGTTGCGGCGGACGTCATCCAAAGCCTGAGTATGACCGCTATGCTTGTGGCCATAGTGATCTACTGCAGCGTCGAAAATGGCGGACTGGTGCGGCTGGTTGAAATTGGGGAAGAACATG GACGCATGAACTTCTTCAACTTTGCCGCGGATCTGCATCTCCGAGTGACTACCACGTCCGCCTGGTTGGGTGAGCTGTTCATGTCGCTGAGTTTGCTCGGCTGTCAGCAAAATTTTGTCCAGCGTTACCTGAGCATGCCCAACTTTGCCAAGATCAAGCGAACCATGCTGATCAACATCCCGCTGGTTGCGGTTCTGTTTTCGTTACCCTGGTTCGTCGGAATGGGAATATTCACCGTGTATCGAAACTGTGATCCTTTGAAGGTGGGACTTATAGAAAAGATGGACCAGATTCTACCGTACTTTATGGTGGATTATTTCGCAAACGTTCCTGGTGTTTGGGGACTTTTTGTCGGCACTCTGTTCAATGGAGCTCTGACGTTGAACATTTCCAACATCAATTCACTGGCGACCGTTACTTGGGAAGACTTTTTATCGCTTGTTCCTGGACTGAAGAAGAAAACCGACAGCTATCAACTAACTGTTATAAAGTTCGTTGGAACCATCTACGCCGTATTGATCATGGGCATTGCGTTCCTCGTAGGCCTTCTTTCCGGAGTTATAGAATCCTCAGTGCTTGTACTATCAGCCACTTCAGGCCCTCTCCTTGGTGTCTTTATCCTCGCAATGTTCATCCCATTCGCCAACTGGAAGGGAGCCTCACTGGGAATGATCGTGTCCCACATCATAACCGTCTGGATCGTCGCCGGTCGCCTGATGTACGTCGAAGTAAGCAACTCAGTGCTGCCCACCTCAATCGATAGCTGTCCCGTCCAATACCAAGACACCACCAACGCCACGCTCTACCTCCACGAATTCCTCGCATCTCGGTCAACATCCTCAGCCCTGACCGATGAATCGTTCCTATACCGGATATACTCCATCTCCTACATGTATTACGGAGTGTTCGGTACCATCCTTACCGTAGCCGTAGGAATAGTGTTTAGTCTAGCCACGTGGACCGATCTCGACGCGTACAACACGAAGATGCTGCATCCGGCAGTACGGTGGCTCCATTCGCGATCGCCCTTTGGGGGGAAAAGATTTGGGTCGTTTGAAGTGAGCAGTGGCAATAAACCACCGGCGTTGACCGTCGCCGTGGTCAGTCCGCACGAGGGTGGTGCTGTGCCGGAGAAGGGCGCTGAGAAGAGTTGA